In the genome of Raphanus sativus cultivar WK10039 chromosome 4, ASM80110v3, whole genome shotgun sequence, one region contains:
- the LOC108812175 gene encoding ATP-dependent 6-phosphofructokinase 2, with product MADLTSIRDLPSLTGLHHRRNPLEENPFFRPSHGFYIAPSDVVLSQVVYDLSDASKPRVAYHRAGPRREILYEPSSVKAAIVTCGGLCPGMNTVIRELVVGLWELYGVREIYGIPAGYRGFYSMEAVELNPKLVHNWHKRGGTVLATSRGGFDLSKIVDAIQQTGYNQVYIIGGDGTMRGAVKIFDEVSRRKLKVGITGIPKTVDNDVGIIDRSFGFQTAVEMAQEAISAAHVEAESAVNGIGLVKLMGRSTGHIALHATLSSRDVDCCLIPENGFYLEGKGGLFEFLEQRLKDHGHAVLVVAEGAGQEIIPRNEAQKQERDESGNLVFLDVGVWLKSALKEWWEREHPRELFTVKYIDPTYMIRAVPANATDNLYCTLLAHSSIHGVMAGYTGFVSGPINGNYAYIPLGEVAQTKNEVNTSDPKWAWVRSVTNQPDFETNFKG from the exons ATGGCCGACTTAACCAGCATCCGAGACCTCCCATCTCTCACCGGCCTCCATCACCGCCGCAATCCACTGGAAGAAAACCCCTTCTTCCGCCCTTCCCACGGCTTCTACATCGCTCCTTCCGACGTCGTCCTCTCCCAGGTCGTCTACGACCTCTCCGACGCCTCCAAGCCACGCGTCGCCTACCACAGAGCCGGACCCCGCCGCGAGATCCTCTACGAGCCATCGTCTGTGAAGGCGGCGATCGTGACGTGCGGAGGTTTGTGCCCGGGGATGAACACCGTCATCAGAGAGCTCGTGGTTGGTCTGTGGGAGCTGTACGGTGTGAGAGAGATCTATGGAATCCCAGCTGGTTACAGAGGCTTTTACTCCATGGAAGCCGTCGAGTTAAACCCTAAGCTTGTTCATAATTGGCACAAGAGAGGCGGCACTGTCCTCGCCACCTCCCGCGGTGGCTTTGATCTCAGTAAGATCGTCGACGCCATCCAACAAACCGGTTACAACCAG GTCTATATAATAGGAGGAGACGGCACTATGCGTGGGGCGGTCAAGATCTTCGACGAAGTCAGCCGCAGGAAGCTGAAAGTGGGGATCACTGGTATTCCCAAAACGGTGGACAACGATGTGGGCATCATTGATAGATCATTCGGGTTTCAAACGGCAGTAGAGATGGCTCAGGAGGCTATCTCCGCGGCTCACGTTGAGGCTGAGAGCGCTGTCAATGGCATTGGACTAGTGAAGCTCATGGGGAGAAGCACTGGCCACATTGCGCTACATGCCACACTAAGCAGCCGTGACGTGGACTGTTGTTTGATTCCAGAGAATGGATTCTACCTTGAAGGCAAAGGAGGGTTGTTTGAGTTTCTGGAGCAGAGGCTGAAAGATCATGGGCATGCTGTTCTTGTTGTGGCTGAAGGCGCTGGACAAGAGATTATCCCAAGGAATGAAGCGCAGAAACAAGAGAGGGATGAATCTGGGAACCTTGTTTTCTTGGATGTGGGAGTTTGGTTGAAGTCAGCGCTTAAGGAATGGTGGGAGAGAGAGCATCCAAGGGAACTGTTCACGGTGAAGTACATCGATCCCACTTACATGATAAGAGCTGTACCTGCGAATGCTACAGATAACTTGTACTGTACGCTCTTGGCCCACTCGTCTATCCATGGAGTCATGGCTGGTTACACGGGGTTTGTGTCTGGTCCGATCAATGGGAACTATGCTTATATCCCCTTAGGGGAGGTGGCACAGACTAAAAATGAAGTGAACACTAGTGACCCCAAGTGGGCTTGGGTTCGGTCAGTGACGAACCAGCCTGATTTTGAAACGAATTTTAAGGGGTAA